From the Microplitis mediator isolate UGA2020A chromosome 6, iyMicMedi2.1, whole genome shotgun sequence genome, one window contains:
- the LOC130670332 gene encoding hormone-sensitive lipase — protein MSLADELTRPLEPENHNEERDPPIWRILHELATSNRDYFAKQVDENGLRIHAAHIVILDNYHELRELYKEISEIAPEFDFDEITPGNGYRSFLKLVDQSLLHTGSICRHIHSYKDSVLFRKSNYMREIEACSQLVVSITTFLHHLKTLYSWSELASDGKLSLFPSDEHSPQELLNQAGNIDQYCFYGRCLAFQFVDSVKYVLKGLVSSMATFSEIYYTNGSLLNRCTQSVKYFIDPEARARRIVNISQRAEVDFCKSFWMLNEADIIQFVPSMLMPSLPINQVISIPPDELTLTTTDGINVKIPIPNSHIGKKPIHVRLLSSKRRIGMVGSARASGELYGPSDVLLFHCHGGGFVAQTSKSHELYLRNWAIELDVPLLSVDYSLAPEAPYPRAIEEVVYSYAWALKHANSLLGSTAKKIIFVGDSAGANLNLALTTKCFELNIRKPDGIFMAYIPVLVEFVPSPSRMLGLTDPLLPFGFMMRCLKAYTLGDTQTSPKDKDVDVESTTSDTESFAEVSESDLIALALSTNGDETNENKLASLPSDSTLNSVSLVDVDATQLPQPTSTSETSQDYIKKFFDFYKNAAARLSPSLANGVNHDYDNYSDSNTSVGFFGITFGKSIKKLRELDDEDAKSPSEEFVFTVPRDPLLSPYRISDDILRKLPPIKILTTDLDPCLDDCVMFGRKLKQLGNNVTLDIVKGLPHGFLSLSGMSKEAQEGSNICIKRIKQLINM, from the exons atgtCACTTGCTGATGAATTAACGAGGCCTTTAGAGCCTGAAAATCATAATGAAGAACGAGATCCACCAATCTGGAGAATATTACATGAATTAGCGACTTCAAATCGTGATTATTTTGCTAAACAAGTGGATGAAAATGGTTTAAGAATCCACGCAGCTCACATTGTTATCCTAGATAACTATCATGAATTACGTGAGTTGTATAAAGAAATATCAGAGATTGCTCCAGAATTTGATTTTGATGAAATTACTCCTGGTAATGGATACCGAAGTTTTCTTAAACTTGTCGATCAATCTCTGCTACATACTGGTAGTATATGCAGGCATATTCATTCCTACAAAGACTCTGTGCTTTTTAGAAAGTCAAATTACATgag agaGATTGAAGCTTGCTCACAATTAGTGGTGTCAATAACAACATTTTTACATCATTTGAAAACGCTTTATAGTTGGAGTGAACTAGCAAGTGATGGTAAATTGTCATTGTTTCCATCGGATGAACATAGTCCTCAAGAGTTATTGAATCAAGCTGGAAATATTGATCAATATTGTTTTTACGGAAGATGTTTAGCTTtccaa TTTGTAGACAGTGTTAAGTACGTGCTCAAAGGATTAGTGTCGTCCATGGCAACATTtagtgaaatttattataccaACGGATCATTACTTAATAGATGTACTCAatcagttaaatattttattgatccAGAAGCACGTGCTCGTCGTATTGTTAATATTTCACAACGAGCTGAAGTTGATTTTTGTAAATCATTTTGGATGCTTAATGAAGCTg atatAATTCAATTTGTGCCATCAATGTTAATGCCTTCTTTGCCAATAAATCAAGTGATATCAATCCCTCCTGACGAGTTAACATTGACAACAACCGATGgtattaatgtaaaaatacCCATTCCAAATAGTCATATAGGAAAGAAACCGATCCACGTGAGATTACTGAGTTCTAAACGTAGAATAGGGATG GTTGGATCTGCTCGAGCAAGTGGAGAATTATATGGACCATCAGATGTACTTTTATTTCATTGTCACGGTGGTGGTTTTGTAGCACAGACTTCAAAATCCCACGAGCTTTATTTGCGTAACTGGGCGATAGAACTTGATGTACCGTTGCTAAGTGTTGATTACAGTTTAGCACCTGAAGCCCCTTATCCACGAGCTATTGAAGAAGTTGTTTACTCTTATGCTTGGGCATTGAAACACGCGAATTCATTGCTAGGAAGTactgctaaaaaaataatatttgttggTGACTCTGCAGGCGCAAATTTAAATCTTGCTTTAACAACAAAATGTTTTGAATTGAATATTCGTAAACCAGATGGTATTTTTATGGCTTATATACCAGTACTTGTAGAATTCGTTCCATCACCCTCAAGAATGCTTGGATTAACTGATCCATTATTGCCATTTGGATTTATGATGCGTTGTTTGAAGGCTTATACGCTTGGCGATACTCAAACTTCTCCAAAAGACAAAGATGTTGACGTTGAATCAACAACATCTGACACTGAATCATTCGCTGAAGTAAGTGAGAGTGATCTTATTGCACTGGCACTGAGTACCAATGGCGATGAgactaatgaaaataaattagcaTCATTACCATCAGACTCCACATTAAATTCAGTTAGTTTAGTTGACGTTGACGCTACTCAGTTGCCTCAGCCCACTTCAACAAGTGAAACATCTCAagattatattaaaaaattttttgatttttataaaaatgccgCTGCGCGTCTTTCTCCATCACTAGCTAACGGGGTTAACCATGACTATGATAATTATTCTGACAGCAATACGtcagttggtttttttggtaTAACTTTTggtaaaagtattaaaaagttACGTGAATTAGATGATGAAGATGCCAAGAGTCCGAGCGAAGAATTTGTTTTTACTGTACCACGTGATCCTTTGCTAAGTCCTTATCGTATATCTGATGATATATTAAGGAAATTACCACCGATTAAAATATTG aCGACAGACTTGGATCCTTGTCTTGATGATTGTGTAATGTTTGGacgtaaattaaaacaactTGGTAATAATGTAACATTAGATATTGTAAAAGGTTTACCACATGGATTTTTAAGTTTATCTGGA atgtctAAAGAAGCTCAGGAAGGCtctaatatatgtattaaaagaattaaacaattaataaatatgtaa